One window from the genome of Chroococcidiopsis sp. TS-821 encodes:
- a CDS encoding DUF928 domain-containing protein, with the protein MLTKAVGLLNKRINIQLLTIGVLVHSLVLCNAVVAEYVPPKDQKPPTSRTTGTVTRTGGCRRDQQTTLTALAPQKHTGQTVSSHPTFAWFVPDAESYPLEFRLYRYEAGGDRTIIRKIQLQSQRGIMSLALPVDTPPLVVGQRYNWQVILLCNPNRPSSAIVAGADLDVVATPNNLATILATANNPQQKVNTYASAGLWYDALSTALTTTTNKASQRLELELLENLANLEDSNEPHSVEYSGRIRPIIELERQQSI; encoded by the coding sequence ATGTTAACTAAAGCAGTTGGACTTTTAAACAAACGCATCAATATTCAATTACTGACGATTGGTGTTCTCGTGCATTCTCTCGTATTGTGTAACGCCGTTGTTGCTGAATACGTACCACCTAAAGACCAAAAGCCTCCTACAAGTAGGACAACTGGTACAGTAACAAGAACAGGAGGATGTCGCAGAGACCAACAAACAACACTCACAGCCCTCGCTCCGCAAAAGCATACCGGACAAACAGTTTCCTCGCATCCTACTTTTGCATGGTTTGTTCCTGATGCCGAATCTTATCCGCTGGAATTTCGGCTTTACCGATACGAAGCAGGTGGCGATCGCACAATCATCCGCAAAATTCAGTTACAAAGTCAACGTGGAATTATGTCGCTTGCTTTACCAGTTGATACACCACCTTTAGTCGTTGGACAACGATACAATTGGCAAGTGATTCTTTTATGCAACCCAAATCGCCCTTCTAGCGCGATAGTCGCTGGTGCAGATCTCGATGTTGTCGCCACGCCCAATAACTTAGCAACTATACTGGCAACAGCGAATAACCCACAACAAAAAGTTAATACCTACGCCAGTGCAGGTTTATGGTACGATGCCCTAAGTACAGCTTTAACTACTACGACAAATAAAGCATCACAACGGCTTGAGCTAGAGCTATTAGAAAATCTAGCCAATTTGGAAGACTCTAACGAACCACATTCAGTCGAATACAGTGGTCGTATCAGACCCATTATCGAACTAGAACGGCAACAAAGCATATAA
- a CDS encoding CHASE2 domain-containing protein — MKRSVWQRIHAKYACWRIGVLPGFTLLGVIVVLRLIGLLQYYEWLVFDSFLGWRPIEPVDERITIIGINEADIQSLKAYPVPDRELALLINTLQEYQPRAIGLDIVRDHAVEPGHQELADVFANSKNLFVVEKVLPDPIAPPPNVASAQIGFIDGIKDRDGRLRRSLLGTPVPQNSQYKHSLTLRLATAYLAAEGISLENGIRDVRTMRFGSVELPQIHPHSGGYVRADAGGMQILLNYRNSSTQFQTLSLSDVKSRNFDPTWLRDRIIIIGMTTPSAKDVFPVTAIASNHAADGEIYGVEFQAHAVSQIISAVLDGRSLIWTWADGWEYLWIITWGIAGIILAWLPLTPYKNFVIVGITSLCLVGASYTLLTWWGLWVPVVPTALILVLNGVGLTAFYQYNRAMRSRLNERQLTINHTYTTIHNGPLQTLKLLIKQSRDQDIPQDELILKLTQIDSELREVYESLEREVQTQEQSLRLGSGKEINLNAPLHETLYQIYSQTLERDFPCYKTLKLKIPNFEPIDDRYLSIEQKRSLCQFLEEALCNVGKHAKGVTRLRTDCLQKEEQCIVRITDNGSNPSVSSDGRGTKQAMQLARQLRGRFQRQSSFQGTVCELTWRPRKSWFS, encoded by the coding sequence GTGAAACGCAGCGTTTGGCAAAGAATTCATGCTAAGTATGCTTGCTGGCGTATTGGTGTATTGCCAGGATTCACACTTTTGGGAGTTATTGTTGTTTTACGTTTAATTGGGTTACTTCAGTATTACGAGTGGTTAGTTTTTGACAGTTTTCTGGGTTGGCGTCCTATCGAACCAGTGGATGAGCGAATCACAATCATTGGTATTAACGAAGCGGATATCCAAAGTCTTAAAGCTTACCCCGTTCCCGACCGCGAACTTGCTTTATTAATAAATACACTACAAGAGTATCAACCGAGAGCAATTGGTCTAGATATTGTTAGAGACCACGCTGTTGAACCTGGTCATCAGGAACTCGCTGATGTATTTGCGAACAGTAAAAATCTGTTTGTTGTTGAGAAAGTACTACCAGATCCCATTGCACCACCACCAAACGTCGCTAGTGCGCAAATTGGCTTTATCGATGGAATAAAGGATCGTGATGGGCGTCTGCGGCGTAGCTTGCTGGGAACGCCAGTCCCTCAAAATTCTCAATATAAACACTCCTTAACGCTACGTTTAGCAACAGCTTATTTAGCTGCTGAGGGAATAAGTTTAGAAAATGGTATTCGCGATGTTAGAACAATGCGGTTTGGTAGTGTAGAACTACCACAGATACATCCCCATTCTGGTGGATATGTAAGAGCAGATGCCGGTGGAATGCAAATTTTATTGAACTATCGTAATAGTTCAACTCAATTTCAGACGCTATCGCTAAGTGATGTCAAAAGTAGGAATTTTGACCCTACGTGGTTACGCGATCGCATCATTATTATTGGCATGACGACCCCCAGCGCTAAAGACGTTTTTCCGGTAACAGCGATCGCCAGCAATCATGCAGCAGATGGAGAAATCTACGGAGTCGAGTTTCAAGCCCATGCGGTGAGTCAAATTATCAGTGCGGTACTCGACGGGCGATCGCTGATTTGGACTTGGGCAGATGGATGGGAATATTTATGGATTATTACTTGGGGAATTGCGGGTATTATCTTAGCATGGCTACCACTGACACCATATAAAAACTTTGTCATTGTGGGGATAACCAGTCTTTGTCTTGTAGGCGCGAGTTATACACTGTTGACGTGGTGGGGGTTATGGGTTCCTGTTGTACCTACAGCACTGATTTTAGTTCTTAACGGGGTAGGACTTACAGCTTTTTATCAATATAATCGGGCGATGCGATCGCGTCTCAATGAGCGTCAATTAACTATTAATCATACTTACACAACGATCCACAACGGACCTTTGCAAACCCTCAAATTACTCATCAAACAATCCCGCGACCAAGATATACCTCAAGATGAACTCATTTTAAAATTGACACAAATTGACAGTGAATTGCGGGAAGTCTACGAATCGCTGGAAAGAGAGGTGCAAACCCAAGAACAAAGTTTACGCCTTGGTAGCGGAAAAGAGATTAACTTAAATGCGCCGTTACACGAAACTTTATACCAAATTTACAGCCAAACGCTGGAACGCGATTTTCCCTGCTACAAAACTCTAAAGCTAAAAATCCCCAACTTTGAACCAATTGACGATCGATACCTGAGTATCGAGCAAAAACGCAGCTTGTGTCAGTTTCTCGAAGAAGCTTTGTGCAACGTTGGGAAACACGCCAAAGGAGTCACGCGGCTGAGAACAGATTGTCTGCAAAAAGAAGAGCAATGTATTGTACGCATTACCGATAATGGCTCAAACCCTAGTGTATCTTCTGATGGTCGTGGCACAAAGCAAGCAATGCAGCTAGCACGACAACTTAGAGGTCGATTTCAGCGCCAGTCGTCTTTTCAGGGTACAGTGTGTGAATTAACTTGGCGTCCTCGAAAGTCCTGGTTTAGTTGA
- a CDS encoding response regulator, with the protein MTSNLLQQKQKILVLDDHETVLYGTIYALKQHYPEADIRTAQTAQQLLEQLPSFKPDLVVMDLSIPDKVGEHDKSDVGIQLLKTLMQQYPTLNFTVQSSYIKALVRIKPTIDAHQGGFTVADKSLSTKEMLKRIDWALQGLTYTKDLKTMHSGLEIKQDWLTLLQLAFEEELQDQEIAKRMLVSARTVRHYWTKVQDVLEVYPDEGKRNIRIQTERRAREVGLID; encoded by the coding sequence ATGACGAGCAATCTACTACAGCAAAAACAAAAAATTCTGGTTCTTGATGACCACGAAACTGTTCTTTACGGAACAATTTATGCGCTAAAACAGCACTATCCAGAGGCAGACATTCGTACAGCGCAAACAGCACAACAATTGCTAGAACAATTACCCAGTTTTAAACCCGACCTTGTTGTGATGGATCTTTCGATTCCAGATAAGGTGGGAGAACATGATAAATCAGATGTAGGTATTCAACTCCTCAAAACTTTGATGCAGCAATACCCTACGCTTAATTTTACAGTCCAAAGTAGTTACATCAAAGCATTAGTACGCATTAAACCCACAATTGATGCGCATCAGGGGGGCTTTACCGTAGCAGATAAAAGTCTTTCTACAAAAGAGATGTTGAAGCGAATTGACTGGGCTTTACAAGGATTGACTTATACAAAAGATTTAAAAACGATGCACAGTGGGTTAGAAATTAAGCAAGACTGGCTGACGCTGTTGCAACTTGCCTTTGAAGAAGAATTACAAGACCAGGAAATTGCCAAACGAATGCTAGTATCGGCTCGTACTGTGCGCCACTACTGGACAAAAGTTCAGGATGTGCTGGAAGTATATCCTGATGAAGGCAAGAGAAATATTCGCATTCAAACCGAAAGACGTGCCAGAGAAGTAGGATTAATTGACTAA
- the cobU gene encoding bifunctional adenosylcobinamide kinase/adenosylcobinamide-phosphate guanylyltransferase, translated as MSKVILVTGPAKSGKSEWAETLATQTGKSVVYIATAIVDANDAEWLSRITLHRQRRPETWVTWEVPVQLVDAITAPQNDCLLIDSLGTWVANLLEEDNNNWENILQNFCSALSSVEKDIILVAEETGWGIVPAYPLGRLFRDRLGNLVRQIAAIADVVYLVTGGYVLNLTALGSPLPPYKH; from the coding sequence TTGAGCAAAGTTATTCTAGTAACAGGACCTGCTAAATCGGGTAAAAGTGAATGGGCGGAAACTCTGGCGACACAAACGGGTAAATCAGTGGTTTATATAGCCACTGCAATCGTTGACGCTAATGATGCTGAATGGCTGTCTCGGATTACCCTACACCGCCAGCGCCGTCCGGAAACTTGGGTAACATGGGAAGTTCCAGTACAATTAGTGGATGCAATTACCGCACCGCAAAATGATTGTTTGCTGATTGATTCGTTGGGTACTTGGGTTGCGAATTTACTTGAGGAAGACAACAACAACTGGGAGAATATCCTGCAAAACTTCTGCTCAGCTTTAAGCTCCGTCGAGAAGGATATCATTCTTGTCGCAGAAGAAACAGGGTGGGGTATCGTCCCAGCTTATCCCCTTGGGAGACTTTTTCGCGATCGCTTGGGTAATTTAGTGCGCCAAATCGCCGCGATCGCCGATGTTGTTTACTTAGTCACTGGCGGCTACGTCCTCAACCTTACTGCCCTAGGTTCTCCTCTACCACCGTACAAACATTGA